From the Chryseobacterium sp. G0201 genome, the window AAAAAACCATGCAACTCGAAACCGACAGATTGATATTAAGAAAACTCGAAGAAAACGATTATGAACGTTTATTTCTTTTGGATTCTGATCCTGAAGTTATGAAATATATTGGTGTTCCGGTTTTGAAAGATGTAAATCAATCGAAAGATGTTATCAGAACTATTCAAAAACAATACGAAGACAATGGTATTGGTAGATTCGCTGTGATTGAAAAAGAAAGTAATTTACTAATTGGCTGGAGCGGATTAAAATTTTTAACCCAAGAAATCAACGGTTACAACAATGTTTATGAGCTAGGTTATCGTTTCATGCCGGAATATTGGGGGAAAGGTTATGCTCTAGAATCAGCAAAGGCTTCTTTGGATTATGGTTTTAATGATTTAAATATTGATATAATCTACGCAATGGCTCACTCTGAAAATGATGCTTCTAATCATATTTTACAAAAACTAGGTTTCGAAAGAATGAACGAATTTATGGAACCTGACGGAGTTTGTTTCTGGTATGAATTACAATGTGAAAAATACAGTTCAAAATCATGATTTTAAGACAAAAATCCTAAGTTTAGATGCAAAAAAACCACTAATTTTGGAATTTCATTTTCACTCGAAGTTTCGGAAGGAAATGACATTCATAAAATCGGTTTGAAAAACATAAGTAACAAAGTAAAATATTCTAAGAAATTCAGAATAGACTAAAAAAAATATAAACAATGCAGACACAAAAAGTAACAGATCATATTGTAAACTGGTTAAAAGATTATGCTACAAAAGCAAAGGTAAACGGATATGTTTTAGGAGTTTCAGGAGGAGTAGATTCAGGAGTAGTATCTACTTTGGCAGCGATGACGGGGCTAAAAACTTTGTTAATTGAAATGCCGATCCGCCAAAAAGAAGATCAGGTAAACCGCGCTTGGGAACATATGAATGATTTGAAATCAAGATTCCCAAACGTAGAAACAATGTCTGTTAATTTAACTCCTGCTTTTGAAGAATTATATAAAAGTTTTGATGTTCATGATGATCTTTACCCCAACGAAAAATTGGCTTTCGCCAACACTCGATCTCGTTTGAGAATGCTTACTTTGTATTATTATGGTCAATTGAATGGACTTTTAGTGTGTGGAACAGGAAATAAAGTAGAGGATTTCGGAATTGGGTTTTATACAAAATATGGTGATGGCGGTGTTGATGTCTCTCCGATTGCCGATCTTTATAAAACTGAAGTTTATAAATTAGCAAAATCTTTAAATTTAGTTAAAAATATTCAGGAAGCAATTCCTACGGATGGACTTTGGGATGTTGACAGAACCGATGAACAGCAAATTGGAGCAACTTACCCTGAATTAGAAAAAATTCAAAAAGAATACGGAACAAAAACAGCCGATGATTATGAAGGCCGTGACAAAGAAGTATTTTTAATTTTCGACAGAATGCATAAAGCTGCAAAACATAAAATGGATCCTATCCCGGTTTGCGATATTCCTGAGGAATGGAGAGAAGGATAAAAAGTGAATAGTGAATGGTCAATTGTGAATTTTAAAATTGGCTATTCACTTACAAAGTAAAATTGACAATTGACATTAAAACATGAATAGTAAAACAAGGTCATTATTTTTCATCTGTCTCGGACTTCTTTTTGGAATGTCTGCGATGTATATTTACAATAATTTTATTGCTGATAAAAAAGGCAGTTCAAATGTTATAAAAACAGAAACCGTTAATTATGGTAGTGCTGAAAATCAAAATTCAGCGGGTAATTCTTCGAGTCAACAATCTATTGATCAATTAACCAAAGATAAAACGGTTATTGATTATGTAAAACAAAACCACAAACTTCCTGATTATTACATTACAAAAAACGAAGCCAGAAAACAGGGCTGGGATCCGTCAAGAGGAAACCTTTGCGATGTTTTGCCCGGAAAAGCAATTGGCGGAGATAAATTCAATAACAGAGAAGGAAGTCTTCCAAAAGATGAAAAATATTTTGAAGCTGATGTAAATTACAACTGCGGAAATCGAAATGCAGACCGAATTATTTTCACCAAAAACGGTGATGTTTATCTTACCAAAAACCATTATAAGAGTTTTGAAAAGCAGTAACCCGTCATTGCGAGGAGCGAAAGCGACGAAGCAATCTCAATAATAAATGAAAGCAGGTTTTATTTACATAATGACTAATCAAAAGAATACTACTCTTTATACAGGAGTAACATCAAATTTACCTAGTCGGATCCAAGAACATAAAGAAAAATTCCATGAACTAAGTTTTACCGCAAAGTACAATTTGCAAAAATTAGTTTATTGGGAGTCTTTTCAAGAAATCGGAGATGCAATTTTTAGAGAAAAACAAATTAAGGCAGGTTCAAGACAAAAGAAACTAGATTTAATAAATTCTATAAATCCTGAATGGAGAGATTTAACAGATGATATCAAAGAGATCATGAATCGTTTTTGAGATTGCTTCGTCGCTTCGCTTCTCGCAATGACAAATAAATTAAAGAAATAATAAAAAGATATGAAGACAATATATATAGACTTCACCGACATTGGTGATTATGAAGATTTTTATACACAATTAAAAGAAAAAATTACTCTTCCAGAGCATTTTGGGGATAACTTGGATGCCCTTTCTGATGTTATTACGGGTGAGTTGGAAATGCCTCTTCACATCGAATTTGTAAACCTTACGGTAGATCAGCTTGAAATTTTTGAAGATCTACTTACAACTCTTGAGGATGCTGAAGATGAAGTGGAAGATTTCAGTTTTTCATATTATCTTGAGCAGTATGAGGATGAGGAAGGCGAAATTGAAGATGAAGAGTAATTAAGATTGAATGTCTTTAAATAAAACAAAACTCGCAGGGATGAGCTGCGAGTTTTTTGGTCAAGTCTTTTTAAGTGTCTAATTTTACTTTACTGCTTGATGAATTTATAACTCTGCGAAACTTCCCCTTTCACATGAATTTGTAATATATAATTCCCTTTGGATAAGGATGCTACGTCAACCTTATCTTGTACGGAATTAAATGATATTACTTTTTGACCGACCATATTGTATACTTCTGCTTTTTCAATTTTATCAACTCCTTTTATGTAAAGAATGTCTTTTACCGGATTAGGATAAATTGATGCATTTGTTTTATTTTTTACTGTTTCATCCGTTGCAAGAATCTCGTTCGGAAGCTGAAGATAGAAAGCAACCGTCTGATTGGAAGCATTCATTCCGATACCTGCAATCTTTTTTCCGTCCTGAGATATCGCCAGCGGAAGAGACATGGTTACCCCTATTGTATTGACCCCAACTGCCGTTGCATAATCATTTAAATTAACACGTCCTCCTGCCTGGGTCCATATAAAGCCTTCTCCAGTCATGGGCGGCCCGGGGAAAGGCCTGAAAAAGCCAATCACTGTTTGTCCGTTAGCTGATATACCGGTCGCACCACCTCTGAAGAAGACCGAGGAATTAGGATGTGTTATGTATGTAAGTCCGGAAACACTGTTCCAAACATAAGGTTCAGGATAACCTGTTCCAATAATCGTATTTCCATCTGCTGAAACATCGCCAGCTTCGCCTACATTATCACCATTATTATCTTTAATAAAACTTTCTACGCCATTTACCCATTTTGCACCGCTTCTTGTTCCGTCAACTTCATCTTGCCAGCCAACAATCACAGTTCCATCAGTATTTACGGCATTTGCTCTTGAGCTACTTCCGGGGATCATGCTTCCGAGATCTACTACCCCATTCTGAGCATTCCATTTTACAGCATGTGCGCTTGCTGCGGAAATCCAGCCCAAACCGACAATCGTATTACCGTTTGGTGTCATTCCCCAAGTTGAGCTTACGCTTCCGTCCCATCCGGTAGGAACAAGTCCGCCCAGATTCGTCCAGGTAGAAGTTGTTACATTATAGGTTGAGATCTCATTAAAACCTGTAACAGTATTTGTAGCTGAAGAACCAATCTTTGTTCCGTCATTAGAAATAAGCGTTCTTCCTGCGGCGGGATAGCCATTGCTTAATGTTCCGATCTGAACCATTCCATTCACAGCATCCCATTTATAAATACCACCACCACTCGTGTGCATGCTTACGATTCCGTTATCAGAAATACCGCCAACAGTAAAATTACCTGTTGCCATCACTGTAAGCTGTGCATTGGTAACTGAAAAGCCAAATAAACAACAAGCATACAATGCTTTGATTGAAATTTTGTAAATATTTTTCATATTTCTTTGGTTTTAATATTTTGAATTGGTGGAAACAATATTAATATTATATTTACCCATTGAAAAGAAAATGACTTACATAATTCGTGAAATTTAAAAGAACTAAATATTTAAATCCCTAAAAAACAAACCTATATAAAAAAAATTATTTTGAGGACAGATTGTAAGAAGATTGAAAAAAAAACTATAAAAAACAAATCATTGATCAAAAAAATGCTGAAAAGTAATATCAAAATACTCATCATACTACTCTATTCAGTCTTTATCAACGGACAATCTGGTCCCGATTTCAATATTTTAGTAGATAAAGCTTTTCAAAAATTATATCAAAACCCTGACGACTGTATCAACTATTCGCAAAGTCTTCTCATCAGCGATCAGAACATTGAACATAAAATTGTTTTGCAAAACATTATATCCCAAGCTTTTGCAATGAAAGGAGATTACGTTCAGTCTGTGAACATCTCAAATCAAAAGGAAAACAGAGAAAAAGAAAGTCTTTCCTATTTTATGCAGATGTTTGCGGATTACAATCTTGCTGACCAATATCAGAATTTAGATCTCTATAATCAGTCTCAAAGAATCATCTCTAATCTATTGTCTGACAGTAAATTATTTAATAAAAGTGAAAATCCTAAAGTAAGAATTACGATTGCTAAATTGTATCAGCTTCAGGCTATTAATTTTGGGATCAACAGAAATTATGTTTCAGCATTAGAAAAACTCGATAAAAGTGACGAATTTATCAATGATAAAAACGAAGAAAACAAAATCATAGGTCTTGAAAACAAGATCTTCAGATCTTCTTATTTAATGAGGCAAAACAAGCTTGAGGATTCTAAAAAACTGCTTGAAAACACCATATACATCATTGAAAAACAAAATAATAACACTTTTCTCTATGCGTTAGCCTGTGAAAATATGTCACGTTATTTCTTCCTAAAAGAAGACTATATTTCGTCTATAAAAAACTTAGAAAAAGGGCTTTCAAAGATTGAAAATATACCTTATAACGGTTTAAAAATAAAAATCTACGAATCTTTAGCCAAAAACTATCTCGCTCTTAATAATGACGAAAAATATCATTATTACAACAAACTTTATACGGATCTTAGAACAAAATTAGATTCCAATACAAAAGAAGGAATACGATATATTGTAAAACTGGTTGAAAATAATCAAAATCAAAACCTTGAATTTCAGGAACAAAATGAATCTAAAAAGTTTTGGATCATAGCAACAGTTCTTTTATTATTAGTTATTGGGTTAATCATTTATTTTTTAATTGAAATAAGAAGAAATAAAGACTTAAAAAAACAACTCGATTTCTTTGAAAAACAAAAAAAATGGGAACAGATACCTCATTTAACCGTTCCGAAAACAGAAGAAATGATAATTATTGCTGATAAAAGCATTGAAAAAGATTCTAATAAAATTTCGAAGGAAAAAGAGGAAGAAATTCTACAAAAACTTGAAGAATGGGAACATACCGACCGATATTTAAACAAAAACATGTCGCTTTCCATGCTTTCTGCACAAATGGGAGTCAACACAAAATATCTTTCTGAGGTTATCAATAACACTAAAGGAAAAAACT encodes:
- the nadE gene encoding NAD(+) synthase, which gives rise to MQTQKVTDHIVNWLKDYATKAKVNGYVLGVSGGVDSGVVSTLAAMTGLKTLLIEMPIRQKEDQVNRAWEHMNDLKSRFPNVETMSVNLTPAFEELYKSFDVHDDLYPNEKLAFANTRSRLRMLTLYYYGQLNGLLVCGTGNKVEDFGIGFYTKYGDGGVDVSPIADLYKTEVYKLAKSLNLVKNIQEAIPTDGLWDVDRTDEQQIGATYPELEKIQKEYGTKTADDYEGRDKEVFLIFDRMHKAAKHKMDPIPVCDIPEEWREG
- a CDS encoding T9SS type A sorting domain-containing protein, whose amino-acid sequence is MKNIYKISIKALYACCLFGFSVTNAQLTVMATGNFTVGGISDNGIVSMHTSGGGIYKWDAVNGMVQIGTLSNGYPAAGRTLISNDGTKIGSSATNTVTGFNEISTYNVTTSTWTNLGGLVPTGWDGSVSSTWGMTPNGNTIVGLGWISAASAHAVKWNAQNGVVDLGSMIPGSSSRANAVNTDGTVIVGWQDEVDGTRSGAKWVNGVESFIKDNNGDNVGEAGDVSADGNTIIGTGYPEPYVWNSVSGLTYITHPNSSVFFRGGATGISANGQTVIGFFRPFPGPPMTGEGFIWTQAGGRVNLNDYATAVGVNTIGVTMSLPLAISQDGKKIAGIGMNASNQTVAFYLQLPNEILATDETVKNKTNASIYPNPVKDILYIKGVDKIEKAEVYNMVGQKVISFNSVQDKVDVASLSKGNYILQIHVKGEVSQSYKFIKQ
- a CDS encoding response regulator transcription factor, which produces MLKSNIKILIILLYSVFINGQSGPDFNILVDKAFQKLYQNPDDCINYSQSLLISDQNIEHKIVLQNIISQAFAMKGDYVQSVNISNQKENREKESLSYFMQMFADYNLADQYQNLDLYNQSQRIISNLLSDSKLFNKSENPKVRITIAKLYQLQAINFGINRNYVSALEKLDKSDEFINDKNEENKIIGLENKIFRSSYLMRQNKLEDSKKLLENTIYIIEKQNNNTFLYALACENMSRYFFLKEDYISSIKNLEKGLSKIENIPYNGLKIKIYESLAKNYLALNNDEKYHYYNKLYTDLRTKLDSNTKEGIRYIVKLVENNQNQNLEFQEQNESKKFWIIATVLLLLVIGLIIYFLIEIRRNKDLKKQLDFFEKQKKWEQIPHLTVPKTEEMIIIADKSIEKDSNKISKEKEEEILQKLEEWEHTDRYLNKNMSLSMLSAQMGVNTKYLSEVINNTKGKNFNGYINELRINHIAHLLKTDSTYLNYKVSYLAEFSGFSSHSAFTTVFKSVTGMSPNVYIQEISKNRVS
- a CDS encoding GIY-YIG nuclease family protein, whose amino-acid sequence is MKAGFIYIMTNQKNTTLYTGVTSNLPSRIQEHKEKFHELSFTAKYNLQKLVYWESFQEIGDAIFREKQIKAGSRQKKLDLINSINPEWRDLTDDIKEIMNRF
- a CDS encoding ribonuclease domain-containing protein yields the protein MNSKTRSLFFICLGLLFGMSAMYIYNNFIADKKGSSNVIKTETVNYGSAENQNSAGNSSSQQSIDQLTKDKTVIDYVKQNHKLPDYYITKNEARKQGWDPSRGNLCDVLPGKAIGGDKFNNREGSLPKDEKYFEADVNYNCGNRNADRIIFTKNGDVYLTKNHYKSFEKQ
- a CDS encoding barstar family protein, encoding MKTIYIDFTDIGDYEDFYTQLKEKITLPEHFGDNLDALSDVITGELEMPLHIEFVNLTVDQLEIFEDLLTTLEDAEDEVEDFSFSYYLEQYEDEEGEIEDEE
- a CDS encoding GNAT family N-acetyltransferase; amino-acid sequence: MQLETDRLILRKLEENDYERLFLLDSDPEVMKYIGVPVLKDVNQSKDVIRTIQKQYEDNGIGRFAVIEKESNLLIGWSGLKFLTQEINGYNNVYELGYRFMPEYWGKGYALESAKASLDYGFNDLNIDIIYAMAHSENDASNHILQKLGFERMNEFMEPDGVCFWYELQCEKYSSKS